A region from the Deltaproteobacteria bacterium genome encodes:
- a CDS encoding FliA/WhiG family RNA polymerase sigma factor has product MMRGQAVLSHGRTKPRKASPPRKARKPSRETVVEEFLPGIRIHAMRMKLRLPPHIETDDLVSSGVVGLLDALDRYDASRGIKFKTYAEFRIRGAMLDYLREMDWFPRSARQHSSRLQYAYNRLENILGRPPEEEEVAQELGITIDDLRKQLAMFTGMTVFSLDAIQDEDEEGGAGLRHVLADAAMDETREAELTMELKDLLGKAIDMLPEREKQLIALYYHEDLTLREISRIFNLGEPRICQLHSQAVLRLKGKLARHFK; this is encoded by the coding sequence ATGATGCGAGGCCAGGCAGTGCTATCCCACGGCAGAACGAAGCCCCGCAAGGCATCCCCTCCCCGGAAGGCCCGGAAACCCAGCCGTGAAACGGTCGTGGAGGAGTTTCTCCCCGGCATCCGCATCCACGCGATGCGGATGAAGCTGCGCCTGCCCCCGCACATCGAGACCGACGACCTCGTGAGTTCCGGCGTGGTCGGCCTCCTCGACGCGCTGGACCGGTACGACGCCTCCAGGGGGATCAAGTTCAAGACCTACGCCGAGTTCCGCATCCGCGGGGCGATGCTCGACTACCTGCGGGAGATGGACTGGTTCCCGCGGTCGGCCCGGCAGCACTCCTCCCGGCTGCAGTACGCCTACAACCGGCTCGAGAACATCCTCGGCCGCCCTCCGGAGGAGGAAGAGGTGGCGCAGGAGCTCGGCATCACGATCGACGACCTGCGGAAGCAGCTGGCCATGTTCACCGGGATGACGGTGTTCTCCCTCGACGCGATCCAGGACGAGGACGAGGAAGGGGGCGCGGGGCTGCGGCACGTGCTGGCCGACGCGGCGATGGACGAGACGCGCGAGGCGGAGCTCACGATGGAGCTCAAGGACCTCCTCGGGAAGGCGATCGACATGCTCCCCGAGCGGGAGAAGCAGCTGATCGCGCTCTACTACCACGAGGACCTGACGCTGCGGGAGATCAGCCGGATCTTCAACCTCGGCGAGCCCCGGATCTGCCAGCTCCACTCGCAGGCGGTCCTTCGGCTGAAGGGGAAGCTTGCCCGGCACTTCAAGTAG
- a CDS encoding thioesterase family protein has product MKDTLKVGQEHIHTYRVPENKTVPHLYPESKLFQEMPKVFATGYMVGLMEWACIEALAPHMEPGEGSVGTMINVTHTAATPPGMTVTVRVRCTLVDGRRTGWEITAADDVEVIGKGTHERFAVDFAKFNARVAKKAAGA; this is encoded by the coding sequence GTGAAAGACACGTTGAAGGTCGGCCAGGAGCACATCCACACGTACCGCGTCCCCGAGAACAAGACGGTGCCGCACCTCTACCCCGAGTCGAAGCTGTTCCAGGAGATGCCGAAGGTGTTCGCCACCGGCTACATGGTCGGTTTGATGGAGTGGGCGTGCATCGAGGCGCTGGCGCCGCACATGGAACCGGGGGAGGGGAGCGTCGGCACGATGATCAACGTGACGCACACCGCGGCGACGCCGCCGGGGATGACCGTCACCGTCCGCGTCCGCTGCACGCTCGTCGACGGCCGCCGGACCGGATGGGAGATCACGGCCGCGGACGACGTCGAGGTCATCGGGAAGGGGACCCACGAGCGGTTCGCGGTCGACTTCGCGAAGTTCAACGCCCGCGTGGCGAAAAAGGCCGCGGGCGCGTAA
- a CDS encoding efflux RND transporter periplasmic adaptor subunit translates to MSRRFDLGAVVLAALLAAAGCSGNGNAKPAKEAAAGKPPVAVDAAKASLGDVTEEIPVVGTLAPKFQAEIKSEYGGVVSEVYVNEWTRVRKGDPLLKVDTREGEVILLKAKASLEMAKASLLEAEAAGVRADRELARASNLFESGLVTRQGRDDALTQKDAASARVEAARAQVAAAREDVSHAATRMSKAVIRSPFDGAVAERLVNAGDLVGEMQKVVFRLVDNRLLELTASVPSAEMAAVRAGQPLLFTTDAFPGKEFAGKVTYINPGVNPADRSVRVVAEVRNVPELLKGGLFVKGRIVTGARKGVVLIPRESLLSWDVSGRRGEVFLVDNGVARRRAVATGAVQGGAVEIPSGLPPGAPVITRGGFLLSDGDAVKVAGNGGR, encoded by the coding sequence ATGAGTCGGAGATTCGACCTGGGGGCCGTCGTTCTCGCCGCGTTGCTGGCGGCGGCGGGGTGCTCCGGAAACGGAAACGCGAAGCCGGCGAAGGAGGCGGCCGCCGGGAAACCGCCCGTCGCCGTGGACGCCGCGAAGGCGTCGCTCGGGGACGTCACCGAGGAGATCCCGGTGGTCGGAACGCTCGCCCCGAAGTTCCAGGCGGAGATCAAGTCGGAGTACGGCGGAGTGGTCAGCGAGGTCTACGTGAACGAGTGGACCCGCGTTCGGAAGGGGGACCCGCTCCTCAAGGTGGACACGCGCGAAGGCGAGGTGATCCTGCTGAAGGCGAAGGCCTCCCTCGAGATGGCGAAGGCGTCCCTGCTCGAGGCGGAGGCGGCGGGCGTGCGCGCCGACCGGGAGCTCGCGCGGGCGTCGAACCTGTTCGAATCGGGGCTCGTCACCCGGCAGGGGCGAGACGACGCCCTCACGCAGAAGGATGCCGCCTCCGCGCGGGTCGAGGCGGCGCGGGCGCAGGTCGCGGCCGCGCGGGAGGACGTCTCGCACGCCGCCACGAGGATGTCGAAGGCGGTCATCCGCTCCCCGTTCGACGGGGCGGTGGCGGAGCGCCTGGTGAACGCCGGGGACCTGGTCGGGGAGATGCAGAAGGTGGTCTTCCGGCTGGTGGACAACCGCCTGCTCGAGCTGACGGCGAGCGTCCCGTCGGCGGAGATGGCCGCCGTCCGGGCGGGGCAGCCGCTCCTCTTCACGACGGACGCGTTCCCGGGAAAGGAGTTCGCGGGCAAGGTCACGTACATCAACCCGGGCGTCAACCCGGCGGACCGGTCGGTCCGGGTGGTCGCCGAGGTGCGCAACGTCCCCGAGCTGCTCAAAGGGGGGCTCTTCGTCAAGGGAAGGATCGTGACCGGCGCCCGGAAAGGGGTCGTCCTGATCCCCAGGGAGTCCCTTCTCTCCTGGGACGTCTCCGGGCGCAGGGGAGAGGTGTTCCTCGTCGACAACGGGGTCGCCCGGCGCAGGGCGGTGGCCACGGGGGCGGTCCAGGGAGGCGCCGTGGAGATCCCCTCGGGTCTTCCCCCCGGAGCCCCGGTGATCACGCGGGGCGGGTTCCTCCTTTCCGACGGCGACGCCGTGAAGGTCGCGGGAAACGGGGGGAGGTAG
- a CDS encoding crotonase/enoyl-CoA hydratase family protein — protein MSAVSPYIFPSKPSYKHISTRFDSQYGALWCFLDPKPRACFTFEVLTELRSFAADVERMAAEPEDVRRNIRYFVVASKTPGVFNLGGDLALFARCVTERDEETLRKYAHACIDTLYQYVVAFRLPILTISLVQGDAMGGGFELALGGDVLVAEHGAQMGFPEVMFNLFPGMGAYNLLHRRIGIQRTERMLLNGKLYRAEELHAEGVVDILAEAGRGENAVYEYIVRNAGRQNAHEAVRKVRRRLFGVSFEQLQDVTEIWVDTAMRIGPREVRLMERLARSQERVALKAPSPIGPRGVVSPVPDA, from the coding sequence GTGAGTGCGGTATCACCTTACATCTTCCCGAGCAAGCCCTCGTATAAGCACATTTCGACTCGTTTCGATTCGCAGTACGGCGCACTGTGGTGCTTCCTCGATCCGAAGCCGCGCGCCTGTTTCACGTTCGAAGTCCTGACGGAGCTGCGCAGCTTCGCGGCGGACGTGGAGCGCATGGCCGCCGAACCGGAAGACGTGCGGCGGAATATCCGTTACTTCGTCGTCGCGTCGAAAACCCCCGGGGTGTTCAATCTCGGGGGAGACCTCGCCCTGTTCGCCCGCTGCGTGACGGAGAGGGACGAGGAGACATTGCGGAAGTACGCCCACGCCTGCATCGATACGCTCTATCAGTACGTCGTGGCCTTCCGCCTCCCGATCCTCACCATATCCCTCGTGCAGGGGGATGCGATGGGAGGCGGCTTCGAGCTGGCCCTGGGCGGGGACGTCCTCGTCGCCGAGCACGGCGCCCAGATGGGGTTCCCCGAAGTGATGTTCAACCTGTTCCCCGGAATGGGGGCGTACAACCTGCTCCACCGGCGGATCGGGATCCAGAGGACCGAGAGGATGCTGCTGAACGGCAAACTGTACCGCGCGGAGGAATTGCACGCGGAAGGGGTGGTCGACATCCTGGCGGAGGCCGGTCGGGGGGAAAACGCGGTGTACGAATACATCGTCCGGAACGCGGGGCGGCAGAACGCGCACGAGGCGGTGAGGAAGGTCCGCCGCCGGCTGTTCGGAGTCAGCTTCGAGCAGCTCCAGGACGTGACTGAAATCTGGGTCGACACCGCCATGCGGATCGGCCCCCGGGAAGTGCGGCTGATGGAGCGGCTGGCCCGGTCCCAGGAACGCGTGGCCCTCAAGGCGCCGTCGCCGATCGGACCCCGGGGGGTCGTCTCTCCCGTTCCGGACGCCTGA
- a CDS encoding response regulator, with translation MRFWRLILAGRFKTAWGHLSRRPDSEHEQALIRVVITGIVFIYLCVYWEVTHGGRITPEEQRVLWTSAFYHVFSVGLFFLITIEPGISPSRRYLGIVGDLSLPAYGVSVVGGASAPLYVIMLWVIFGNGFRYGRRYLFVSAVIGTIGFGVAVSLNEFWRDKHLMGGGLLIGLIVLPVYVSALLKKLTAAGQRAEDANKAKNRFLANMSHEMRTPLNGIIGLIDLLKGTPLTAEQEELTKTVDASARTLLFLMQDVLDLSKIESGKVSVQVSDFDLHGLVKNTVAIMEPQARAKGLDLFRHVPANVPFLLRGDPLLLRQVLLNLLGNAVKFTEKGEVGVRVALESESHGHATVRFEVVDTGIGIAPEAQRRIFERFAQADDSITRRYGGTGLGTTISKEIVELMGGSIGLRSVPGQGSTFWFTVEMQKQRVEQAEAAAVAALSERRSLIVSSDPDITESVRDHLATWGVRAVSVDRSAQAFAQMVSAANVGVPFDFVVVAELGLDMALEGFARGIRSDPTLQQTQLVLVTEGWKDADEFARIGYGAVLPAPVNRTMLFNALHLSRPDAAAGDPSVGNISERYRQRQSEGRKLRVLVAEDNRTNQMVISKILERAGHEVTLAGDGEQALEALKTRSFDITLMDLHMPTMGGVEAAKLYRFMSRGGHRMPIVALTADATPEARAECEEAGMEACLTKPIDTRKLFELLEELVPGALRHPQEVGVPEGESRRPDGEAGSAERRAGVKAPEAAPCLDPKILRELAELGGNSDFVVRLVWTYLKGARERTRDLEKAVAECDVEKARTVAHALKGNSGQIGAYALMEACDRFSGIGASELERSGWEYLEAVREELGRARVALDRFLSGKNSAVS, from the coding sequence TTGCGGTTCTGGCGCCTGATACTGGCCGGCAGGTTCAAGACGGCGTGGGGACACCTGTCCCGCCGTCCGGACTCGGAGCACGAGCAGGCGCTGATCCGCGTCGTCATCACGGGGATCGTCTTCATCTACCTGTGTGTGTACTGGGAGGTCACGCACGGCGGCCGGATCACCCCGGAAGAGCAGCGCGTCCTCTGGACCTCGGCGTTCTACCACGTTTTCTCCGTAGGCCTCTTCTTCCTGATCACCATCGAACCGGGGATCTCCCCCTCCCGCCGGTACCTCGGGATCGTGGGGGACCTGAGCCTTCCGGCCTACGGCGTGTCGGTCGTCGGGGGGGCGAGCGCCCCCCTCTACGTGATCATGCTCTGGGTGATCTTCGGCAACGGGTTCCGGTACGGGAGGAGGTACCTGTTCGTCTCCGCGGTCATCGGGACGATCGGGTTCGGCGTGGCCGTCTCCCTGAACGAATTCTGGCGGGACAAGCACCTCATGGGGGGCGGGCTGCTGATCGGTCTGATCGTGCTGCCGGTGTACGTTTCCGCGCTTCTCAAGAAGCTCACGGCCGCCGGCCAGCGGGCCGAAGACGCCAACAAGGCCAAGAACCGGTTCCTCGCCAACATGAGCCACGAGATGCGGACGCCGCTGAACGGGATCATCGGGCTGATCGACCTGCTGAAGGGGACGCCGCTCACCGCGGAGCAGGAGGAGCTCACCAAGACGGTCGACGCCTCCGCCCGCACCCTCCTCTTCCTGATGCAGGACGTCCTCGACCTCTCGAAGATCGAGTCCGGGAAGGTATCCGTGCAGGTGTCCGACTTCGACCTCCACGGGCTCGTGAAGAACACCGTCGCCATCATGGAGCCGCAGGCCCGGGCCAAGGGGCTCGACCTGTTCCGCCACGTTCCGGCCAACGTCCCGTTCCTCCTCCGCGGGGATCCGCTCCTGCTTCGGCAGGTGCTCCTCAACCTCCTCGGGAACGCGGTGAAGTTCACCGAAAAGGGGGAGGTGGGCGTGCGCGTGGCGCTGGAGTCGGAGTCGCACGGGCACGCGACGGTGCGTTTCGAGGTGGTCGACACCGGCATCGGGATCGCCCCGGAGGCGCAGCGGAGGATCTTCGAGCGGTTCGCCCAGGCGGACGACTCGATCACGCGCCGGTACGGCGGGACCGGGCTGGGCACGACGATCTCCAAGGAGATCGTGGAGCTGATGGGGGGGAGCATCGGGCTTCGCAGTGTCCCCGGGCAGGGGAGCACCTTCTGGTTCACGGTCGAGATGCAGAAGCAGCGGGTCGAACAGGCGGAGGCCGCGGCGGTCGCGGCGCTGTCGGAGCGCAGGTCGCTGATCGTCTCCTCCGACCCGGACATCACCGAGTCGGTCCGGGACCACCTCGCCACGTGGGGCGTCCGGGCGGTGTCCGTGGACCGGTCCGCACAGGCGTTCGCGCAGATGGTGTCGGCGGCGAACGTGGGGGTCCCGTTCGACTTCGTCGTCGTCGCGGAGCTGGGGCTCGACATGGCTCTGGAAGGGTTCGCGCGCGGCATCCGGTCGGATCCCACCCTGCAGCAGACCCAGCTCGTGCTGGTGACGGAAGGGTGGAAGGACGCCGACGAATTCGCGAGGATCGGGTACGGCGCCGTCCTGCCGGCGCCGGTGAACCGGACGATGCTCTTCAACGCGCTCCACCTGTCCCGCCCGGACGCGGCGGCCGGAGACCCCTCGGTCGGGAACATCTCGGAGCGGTACCGCCAGCGGCAGTCGGAGGGGAGGAAGCTGCGCGTTTTGGTGGCGGAGGACAACCGGACGAACCAGATGGTGATCTCCAAGATCCTGGAACGGGCCGGCCACGAGGTGACGCTGGCCGGCGACGGCGAACAGGCGCTCGAGGCGCTGAAGACCCGTTCCTTCGACATCACGCTCATGGACCTTCACATGCCGACGATGGGCGGGGTCGAGGCGGCGAAGCTGTACCGTTTCATGAGCCGGGGGGGGCACAGGATGCCGATCGTGGCGCTCACCGCGGACGCCACCCCCGAGGCGCGGGCGGAGTGCGAGGAGGCCGGGATGGAGGCGTGCCTCACCAAGCCGATCGACACGCGGAAGCTGTTCGAGCTGCTGGAGGAGCTCGTCCCCGGGGCCCTGCGTCACCCGCAGGAGGTCGGCGTCCCGGAAGGGGAATCGCGCCGGCCGGACGGGGAGGCGGGAAGCGCGGAGCGCCGTGCGGGAGTCAAGGCCCCGGAGGCCGCGCCGTGCCTGGATCCGAAGATCCTGCGGGAGCTGGCGGAGCTGGGCGGAAACAGCGACTTCGTGGTCCGGCTCGTGTGGACCTACCTGAAAGGGGCGCGGGAGCGGACGCGGGACCTCGAGAAAGCGGTCGCGGAATGCGACGTGGAGAAGGCGAGGACGGTCGCCCACGCCCTGAAGGGGAACTCCGGGCAGATCGGCGCCTACGCGCTGATGGAGGCGTGCGACCGGTTCTCGGGGATCGGCGCTTCGGAGCTGGAACGGAGCGGGTGGGAGTACCTCGAAGCGGTTCGGGAGGAGCTCGGCCGGGCCCGCGTCGCCCTGGATCGCTTCCTGAGCGGGAAGAATTCCGCGGTTTCGTGA
- a CDS encoding response regulator codes for MDPDLVASLRSRIEELSSRLRHTEEQLAQAQKMEVIGRLTGGIAHDFNNLLTGILGYASLLKTVIPEDGEGYGAAAYIERSARRASELTRQLLAYSRRESPKFRSLDIHRVIGEAIEILSRSVNKNVELRTDFDAPPEPVLGDPGTLVQAMLNLGVNANDAMPSGGLLAFSTGSFHSDGNVYFNDVLVPEGRYVSILVSDTGCGIPESIRMQVFAPFFTTKAPGEGTGLGLSMVYTCVRSHGGFLRMESRERVGTTFQILLPVSEDSDRQEEPSLPSASAPMGRETVLVIDDEDIPLHLLCDLLRSLGYTPLPAPSGEEGIEILRSAPEKVDLVILDKIMPGMDGIETMRRLREIRPGLRSILCSGYTAEGTAAGRASHEFDDYLQKPYERGTLARKVRSILDAKPSRI; via the coding sequence TTGGACCCCGATCTCGTCGCTTCCCTCCGATCCCGGATCGAGGAGCTGTCCTCCCGCCTCCGCCACACGGAGGAGCAGCTCGCCCAGGCCCAGAAGATGGAGGTCATCGGCCGGCTGACCGGAGGGATCGCCCACGACTTCAACAACCTCCTGACCGGAATCCTCGGGTACGCCTCCCTCCTGAAGACCGTCATCCCGGAGGACGGCGAGGGGTACGGCGCTGCCGCCTACATCGAGCGTTCGGCCCGCCGCGCCTCGGAGCTGACCCGGCAGCTGCTCGCCTATTCGCGCCGGGAGTCCCCGAAGTTCCGGTCCCTCGACATCCACCGGGTCATCGGGGAGGCGATCGAGATCCTGTCGCGTTCCGTCAACAAGAACGTGGAGCTCCGCACCGACTTCGACGCTCCGCCCGAGCCGGTCCTCGGGGACCCGGGAACCCTGGTGCAGGCCATGTTGAACCTCGGCGTGAACGCGAACGACGCCATGCCTTCCGGGGGGCTGCTGGCGTTTTCGACCGGTTCGTTCCACTCGGACGGGAACGTCTACTTCAACGACGTCCTGGTTCCCGAGGGCCGGTACGTGTCGATCCTCGTCTCCGACACCGGGTGCGGGATCCCCGAGTCGATCCGGATGCAGGTGTTCGCGCCGTTCTTCACGACGAAGGCGCCGGGTGAGGGGACCGGGCTCGGCCTCTCGATGGTCTACACGTGCGTCCGGTCCCACGGGGGATTCCTCCGCATGGAGAGCCGGGAGCGGGTCGGCACCACCTTCCAGATCCTCCTCCCGGTCTCGGAGGATTCGGATCGGCAGGAGGAGCCCTCCCTCCCTTCGGCCAGCGCGCCGATGGGCCGGGAGACGGTCCTCGTCATCGACGACGAGGACATACCGCTCCACCTCCTCTGCGACCTGCTACGGTCCCTCGGATACACGCCGCTGCCCGCCCCCTCCGGGGAGGAGGGAATCGAGATCCTCCGCTCCGCCCCGGAGAAGGTGGACCTCGTGATCCTCGACAAGATCATGCCGGGGATGGACGGGATCGAGACGATGCGCCGGCTCCGCGAGATCCGTCCGGGCCTCCGTTCGATCCTCTGCTCGGGATACACCGCGGAGGGGACGGCCGCCGGCCGGGCGTCGCACGAGTTCGACGACTACCTTCAGAAGCCTTACGAGAGGGGAACCCTGGCCCGGAAGGTCCGCTCGATTCTCGACGCCAAACCGTCAAGGATTTGA
- a CDS encoding TetR/AcrR family transcriptional regulator, producing MAKRERKEVEPGGEVRERLLSGATALFASKGYAATTVREIVSKAGVTKPVLYYYFRSKEGIYLDLMREPFGRFAAQIEETLRKPGSSRERLFRLCLMAYGIFIENVDAARVMYSIYYGPPQGAPFIDFDAYHRKFQEAVLQVLREGIRDREFRRVNPHDAMWAVIGALNIAMEAELCQPPQSIGRDGVRRVLELVLEGIAAARKAKGEQGRKS from the coding sequence ATGGCGAAAAGGGAGCGAAAGGAGGTCGAGCCGGGCGGCGAGGTGCGGGAGCGCCTCCTGTCCGGCGCGACCGCGCTGTTCGCCTCGAAGGGGTACGCGGCCACCACCGTCCGCGAAATCGTCTCGAAGGCGGGAGTGACCAAGCCGGTCCTCTACTACTACTTCCGCAGCAAGGAGGGGATCTACCTCGATCTCATGCGGGAGCCGTTCGGCAGGTTCGCAGCGCAGATCGAGGAGACGCTCCGCAAGCCCGGCTCGTCGAGGGAGCGGCTGTTCCGGCTCTGCCTCATGGCGTACGGCATCTTCATCGAGAACGTCGACGCGGCGAGGGTGATGTACTCCATCTACTACGGGCCCCCGCAGGGCGCGCCGTTCATCGACTTCGACGCATACCACCGCAAATTCCAGGAGGCGGTCCTCCAGGTCCTCCGGGAGGGGATCCGGGACCGGGAGTTCCGGCGGGTGAACCCGCACGACGCGATGTGGGCCGTCATCGGGGCGCTCAACATCGCGATGGAAGCGGAGCTGTGCCAGCCCCCCCAGAGCATCGGCCGGGACGGCGTACGGCGCGTCCTCGAGCTCGTTCTCGAGGGGATCGCGGCGGCAAGGAAGGCAAAAGGGGAACAGGGGAGGAAGTCATGA